Sequence from the Seonamhaeicola sp. ML3 genome:
GAGCTTATTCTAGGACCTTTTGTAGATATGGGTTCTTTTACTATTTGTACTAATACCGATTGATTAGATTTTAATGCGTCGACAATCTTGCCGTCTTTATCAATATCTTTTTCAAATGGGAAATTTTTTAAAGAAAAATCTTTTAGTTTACCTGTGCTTACACGTTTTGTGAATTTTAAAAGGGAAGGCAATTTTGGACCTAAATCATGATAGTGCAAAAATGCATCTTTTTCATAGCCTACATTAACAAATGCGGCATTTAAACCCGGAACTGTTTTTCTTATTTTGGCTATAAACACATCACCAACAGAAAAATTGTTCTCGTCTTCATCCTTTTGTAACTCAATTAGTTTTCCATCTTTTAGTAAGGCAAAATCAACAGCATCGGAACTAGATCGAATAATCAATTCTTTATCCATGTAGTTAATTTTTATCCATTACACGTTTTGTGCAACAGATGGATTAAACAATATTTTAGATTATCTAAACTTTCGTTTAGGTAATCATCACAGGATTTTACCCGTGGAGTTCAATTAGGAACTCATTTCAATGAACGTTGTGTTTTTTAACCAAAAAAGTAGTTAACCTAACTACTTTTTTGATTTATTTTTTCTTTTTGTGACGATTAGCGCGTCTACGTTTTTTACGCTTGTGCGTCGCTACCTTATGTCTTTTGCGTTTTTTACCACTTGGCATAAATAGTGTCTTTTAAGATTAATACTTTATTTTGTTTTTACTTTACTTCTACGTTAGATTTTACCCCTTCAACAAAAACTTTTGCAGGCTTAAATGCTGGGATGTTGTGTGCAGGTATTTTTATAGTAGTGTTTTTTGAAATGTTTCTACCAGTTTTTTCTGCTCTTGTTTTTATGATAAAACTTCCAAAACCTCTAAGGTATACATTATCGCCGCTCTCTAATGAAGTCTTTACTTCTTCCATGAAAGATTCAACTGTTGCTTGAACATCTCCTTTTTCAATTCCTAGCTTCTCAGAAATCTTTGCTACTAAATCAGCCTTCGTCATTTTTAATTTTTATTTAAATTACTGTTATAATATTTTAAAGGGATGCAAATATAGGAATTTAATATTCAATATTTCAAACCTAATTCATTAAAATTTAAGATTATAAAGGTTTATTTTAGCGCTTTGTGTTAAAACTATTAATGGATTTTTCAAAGACTTTAATTCGTTGGTACTCAGTTAATAAGAGAAGTCTTCCCTGGCGCCAAACAAAAGACCCATATCATATATGGTTGTCTGAAATTATTTTACAGCAAACACAGGTTAAACAAGGGTTGCCTTATTACGAGGCGTTTTTAAAAGAATTTCCTTCTGTATCCCAGTTGGCCAATGCCGATGAAAGTAAAGTACTAAAGCTTTGGCAAGGTTTAGGGTATTATTCTAGAGCAAGAAACCTACACACTACAGCTAAGTATGTGGCTAATGAATTAAATAATGAGTTCCCTAAAACCTATAAGGGGTTGTTAAAGCTAAAAGGTGTTGGCGATTATACTGCAAGTGCAATCGCTTCAATTTGTTTTAACGAAGAAACTGCTGTGGTCGATGGAAATGTGTTTAGGGTTTTATCGAGATATTATGGTATAGATACACCAATTAATTCCACCAAAGGGATAAAGGCGTTTAAGTCTTTAGCTCAAGAGTTGATAGATAAAAAACGCCCGGCCGATTTCAATCAAGCTATTATGGAATTTGGGGCTATGCAGTGCAAGCCTAAAAATCCAGATTGTGAAGTTTGTCCGTTTAATAGTTCTTGCGTAGCTAATAGTGAAAATAGAATAGGAGAATTGCCAGTAAAGATTAAGGCAGCCAAGGTAAAAAATAAATATTTCAACTTTTTGGTCTTTATTTCTGAAGATGGAAAAACAATTTTAGAACAAAGAGAAGGTAAAGGTATTTGGCAAAACCTTTATCAGTTTCCTTTAATTGAAACCAAAAGTGAAATAGGTTATAATGGTATTAAGGAACACTTACGTAATCATGAACTTGTAAAAGATATTCCGTTCGAATTATCTCTTTATAACGAGAAAATAATTGTGCACAAATTATCTCATCAGCATTTATACACTAAATTTTGGATAGTAAATCTAAGTAGTCTCAAAAATAAAGGTGTTCTTGTGACTGAAATACATCAATATCCAGTACCAATATTAATTGGTAATTTTATCGAATCATTTTTTTTATTAATTTTAAAAAAGAGTTACAATTAAGTAATTTTGTATTCACATTGTAAACATAAATTATGTCGGGAACATTAAATAAGGTGATGCTGATAGGGCATTTAGGAGATGAAGTAAAAATGCATTATTTTGAAGGTGGTGGATGTGTTGGAAGATTTCCTTTGGCAACAAACGAAACCTACACCAACAGGCAGACAAATGAAAGAATATCAAATACAGAGTGGCATAATATTGTTGTTAGGAACAAAGGAGCCGAAATTTGTGAAAAGTATTTAAGCAAAGGCGATAAGGTGTATATTGAGGGGCGTTTAAAAACACGCAAATGGCTTGATGATAAAGGTAATGAACGTTATAGTACAGAAATTCAATGCACAGATTTCACTTTTTTAACCACTAAAAAAGAAAGTGGCCAGAATTCACAGGTTTCGGTAAGTCCTCAAGAACCTGTTGCTAATCAAAACCAACAGGTTGATCAACCAAAGCAAGACGATAACGATGACCTGCCATTTTAACTTTAGAGAATTCCCAAACAA
This genomic interval carries:
- a CDS encoding single-stranded DNA-binding protein; its protein translation is MSGTLNKVMLIGHLGDEVKMHYFEGGGCVGRFPLATNETYTNRQTNERISNTEWHNIVVRNKGAEICEKYLSKGDKVYIEGRLKTRKWLDDKGNERYSTEIQCTDFTFLTTKKESGQNSQVSVSPQEPVANQNQQVDQPKQDDNDDLPF
- a CDS encoding HU family DNA-binding protein; translated protein: MTKADLVAKISEKLGIEKGDVQATVESFMEEVKTSLESGDNVYLRGFGSFIIKTRAEKTGRNISKNTTIKIPAHNIPAFKPAKVFVEGVKSNVEVK
- the mutY gene encoding A/G-specific adenine glycosylase, with protein sequence MDFSKTLIRWYSVNKRSLPWRQTKDPYHIWLSEIILQQTQVKQGLPYYEAFLKEFPSVSQLANADESKVLKLWQGLGYYSRARNLHTTAKYVANELNNEFPKTYKGLLKLKGVGDYTASAIASICFNEETAVVDGNVFRVLSRYYGIDTPINSTKGIKAFKSLAQELIDKKRPADFNQAIMEFGAMQCKPKNPDCEVCPFNSSCVANSENRIGELPVKIKAAKVKNKYFNFLVFISEDGKTILEQREGKGIWQNLYQFPLIETKSEIGYNGIKEHLRNHELVKDIPFELSLYNEKIIVHKLSHQHLYTKFWIVNLSSLKNKGVLVTEIHQYPVPILIGNFIESFFLLILKKSYN